Proteins found in one Serratia plymuthica genomic segment:
- the hupB gene encoding nucleoid-associated protein HU-beta — MNKSQLIDKIAAGADISKAAAGRALDAVIASVTESLKEGDDVALVGFGSFTVRERSARTGRNPQTGKEIKIAAAKVPAFRAGKALKDAVN, encoded by the coding sequence GTGAATAAGTCACAACTGATCGACAAAATTGCCGCAGGTGCTGATATTTCCAAAGCGGCAGCTGGACGTGCTTTAGATGCAGTAATTGCGTCTGTTACCGAATCCTTGAAGGAAGGGGATGACGTGGCCCTGGTTGGTTTCGGTTCTTTTACAGTGCGTGAGCGTTCGGCCCGTACTGGCCGTAACCCGCAAACAGGTAAAGAGATCAAAATCGCGGCAGCCAAAGTTCCGGCCTTCCGTGCAGGGAAAGCGCTGAAAGACGCAG